Proteins from one Anopheles nili chromosome 2, idAnoNiliSN_F5_01, whole genome shotgun sequence genomic window:
- the LOC128720088 gene encoding myc-associated zinc finger protein-like — protein MEHGTFAQDFFCRLCASEGVVIHPLFPPGDDDPKDELVRMIEVLTSVHLVQTSDAGAVICDKCLQMLDLFCRFREECLRQDVLIRSKRTLLAEELEMQRQQLHQLQEQLLLRQQQEVSQLQLVPLLKQETDEGETDSIQQVIAEGSEEIVCTPTTPLFIATDACQNEYEEQNKYHQILVTENTTAEVEPILHQYVGTHEAIQTSDLNGGSYTTPGIAMFSQMDTLSFSVQVDETSLEGTPATVSGTVVCNTGHSSPSVARRRKRMAKPNFKKPPPACDHCQENFATYYEFHQHMNQHHAWDKTSRCSLACDPCQMRFTKSYNLKRHMYEVHGEQPLGLTVIACEDCGKRFLRNDMLERHVAKVHRNKKKVKVIAI, from the exons ATGGAGCATGGCACGTT TGCTCAAGATTTTTTCTGCCGATTGTGCGCATCGGAAGGAGTTGTAATACACCCTCTCTTCCCACCGGGAGACGACGACCCGAAGGATGAGCTGGTGCGAATGATAGAGGTGCTGACGTCGGTACACCTTGTGCAAACGAGTGATGCCGGAGCCGTGATATGCGATAAATGCTTGCAGATGTTAGACTTGTTCTGCAGATTCCGTGAGGAATGTCTGCGTCAAGATGTGCTCATACGCAGCAAACGTACGCTGCTTGCCGAGGAGCTGGAAATGCAACGTCAGCAGTTACATCAGCTACAGGAACAGCTATTACTTAGGCAGCAGCAGGAAGTGTCCCAGCTGCAACTCGTTCCGTTGCTAAAACAGGAAACCGACGAAGGAGAGACTGATAGTATACAACAGGTGATAGCAGAAGGCTCAGAAGAGATCGTGTGTACCCCAACCACGCCACTGTTTATAGCTACAGACGCCTGCCAGAATGAGTACGAGGAACAGAACAAATACCATCAGATTCTAGTCACGGAGAACACCACGGCTGAGGTTGAACCGATTCTGCACCAATACGTTGGTACGCATGAGGCCATACAAACTTCCGATCTCAACGGTGGATCCTATACAACGCCTGGTATAGCGATGTTTTCCCAGATGGATACACTATCGTTTTCGGTACAAGTAGACGAAACGTCACTGGAAGGTACACCAGCTACCGTCAGTGGAACGGTAGTATGTAATACGGGTCACTCTTCGCCGAGTGTGGCTCGTCGGAGAAAACGAATGGCCAAACCGAACTTCAAAAAACCACCGCCTGCATGTGACCATTGTCAGGAGAACTTTGCTACTTATTACGAGTTCCATCAGCACATGAACCAGCATCACGCCTGGGACAAAACCAGTCGATGCTCGCTGGCCTGCGATCCCTGCCAGATGCGGTTCACAAAGTCCTACAACCTGAAACGCCATATGTATGAAGTCCACGGTGAGCAACCATTGGGTCTAACGGTGATCGCGTGCGAGGACTGTGGCAAGCGATTCCTGCGTAACGACATGCTGGAACGACACGTCGCCAAAGTTCAccggaacaagaaaaaagtaaaagtcATTGCCATATAA
- the LOC128721970 gene encoding polyserase-2-like, with protein sequence MGHERYPALTALKLLLVLALCVVPGFASSCGERKVVTFLILDGEEAKDGFWPWHVALFHNEGRTFRYECGGTILDQNTVLTAAHCVMTSRGKIARERLVVQVGRNRLYTFDNRAQEHEAFELIVHPEYRVNEVQHDMALIKLATDITYTNYIQPICLWNRGEDQNSIVGSYGTVIGFGYDESNAPTTTLRETSIPVVSTIACIESNRDTYGSVLTSNMFCAGTRQSRGACNGDSGGGLFFQYDNIWYVRGVVSFTKELGNLRVCDPKEYTVFTDVAKYLSWIEQYLRKKGPGGGTGSSTLDTDPRLALLPLDTCGPNPYASRDESLKPILAGYPWTGLIEYIEEGSRERKTRCQATLISDLYLITAAHCVTGLPKRYSLAAVRLGDYNQATTTDCSLVDEQTMCTPPVQVLRIESVITHNAFNKPRFANDIALVRLRDRADTSRSNVKPICLPVTNELRSEKPAKYMQTAWTFGGNVLERSFRDRVDSIECQKQYVNKSVSLEKTSRQICIRQQEPPGDGVACKFPLSAAPLQLVQSVQGRKRYVLHGVLSYGPKSCTVLYPDVYANVASYLDWILSNIQE encoded by the exons ATGGGTCACGAGCGATACCCAGCACTAACTGCactgaagctgctgctggtactggCGCTTTGTGTTGTCCCAGGTTTTGCCTCCAGCTGCGGTGAGCGAAAAGTGGTTACGTTCCTAATTCTTGACGGTGAAGAAGCGAAGGATGGCTTCTGGCCGTGGCATGTCGCACTGTTCCACAACGAAGGCCGTACGTTTCGCTATGAGTGCGGTGGTACCATTCTGGACCAGAACACCGTACTAACAG CGGCCCACTGTGTGATGACATCGCGGGGTAAGATCGCCCGAGAGCGGTTGGTGGTGCAGGTCGGACGAAACCGGCTCTATACCTTCGACAACCGCGCGCAGGAGCATGAAGCGTTCGAGCTGATCGTACACCCGGAGTACCGGGTGAACGAAGTCCAGCATGACATGGCGTTGATCAAGCTGGCGACAGACATCACCTACACGAACTACATCCAACCGATCTGTCTGTGGAATAGGGGTGAAGATCAAAACTCGATCGTCGGATCTTACGGTACGGTAATTGGATTTGGGTATGATGAGTCGAATGCGCCAACGACCACACTGCGAGAAACCAGCATCCCGGTTGTCAGCACGATCGCGTGCATCGAGAGCAACCGAGATACGTACGGGAGTGTGCTGACGTCGAACATGTTCTGTGCCGGCACCCGACAGAGCCGTGGTGCGTGCAATGGGGACAGTGGAGGTGGTTTGTTCTTCCAGTACGACAACATCTGGTACGTGCGCGGTGTCGTGTCGTTCACGAAGGAACTGGGAAACTTGCGCGTCTGCGATCCCAAGGAGTACACGGTGTTCACGGATGTGGCGAAGTACCTGAGCTGGATCGAGCAGTACCTGCGCAAGAAGGGTCCAGGAGGTGGGACAGGCTCGTCGACCCTTGACACTGATCCACGGTTGGCGCTGTTGCCGCTGGACACGTGCGGTCCAAACCCGTACGCTAGCCGGGACGAGTCGCTCAAGCCGATCCTGGCCGGTTACCCATGGACGGGGTTGATTGAATACATCGAGGAAGGATCGCGTGAACGGAAGACCCGTTGTCAGGCGACGCTTATTAGTGATCTGTATCTAATCACAGCTGCTCACTGCGTTACTGGGCTGCCGAAGCGTTATTCTCT TGCTGCCGTGCGACTCGGCGACTACAACCAGGCCACGACGACGGACTGCAGTCTAGTGGATGAACAGACCATGTGTACGCCTCCCGTCCAGGTGTTACGCATCGAGTCGGTGATCACGCACAACGCGTTTAATAAGCCACGGTTCGCGAACGACATTGCACTGGTGCGACTGCGTGATCGAGCTGACACCAGCCGGAGCAACGTCAAGCCAATCTGTCTGCCAGTGACGAACGAACTGCGAAGCGAAAAACCTGCCAAATATATGCAAACCGCCTGGACGTTCGGTGGCAACGTGCTCGAGCGATCGTTCCGCGATCGGGTCGACTCAATCGAATGTCAGAAACAGTACGTTAACAAATCAGTCTCGCTGGAGAAGACGTCGCGTCAGATCTGCATCCGGCAGCAGGAACCACCCGGAGATGGTGTAGCGTGCAAGTTCCCACTGTCGGCCGCTCCGCTTCAGCTGGTGCAGTCGGTGCAGGGTCGCAAACGATACGTTCTGCATGGAGTGCTCTCATACGGGCCGAAGTCTTGCACCGTGTTGTACCCCGATGTTTACGCTAACGTGGCCAGTTACTTGGACTGGATCTTGAGTAACATTCAGGAGTAA
- the LOC128721971 gene encoding transmembrane protease serine 9-like, producing MSLTAWKVNACLVTFCVLTIAQTIALLECGERKIKTVYLVQHGTETKEGFWPWHTAIYHREGAEYNYVCGGSIIDHNTILTAAHCLYGSRGLMKVDQLSVQLGRNQLSEASAHSQEHVAAQLIPHPGFSPNSVVDDIALIKLATDITMTKYIQPVCLWNMEENIDLIVGKNGTVVGFGLTEHDRVSDYLRQAAIAVVDSWTCIASDRQVYGASLTGDMYCGGGRPGVSACNGDSGGGMFFELSDIWYVRGIVSFMPLRENVGLCDGTKYTVFTDVAKYSSWIKHFVTPTEASALNDPILEDNTRKLRLLNFNICGISPYTDGSNDDFFSYPWIGVLEVKIPGRSTMQSLCMVTLISEWYVVGPAHCLNHNDGMERTVRLGDFDISTDTDCIERNGTIKCAPAVQILPINRIYIRPDYNRLGIMNDLGLVELAQPANISQPNVRPICLPITVETRSYKPEMFVLGGLIAGGNRMVHKQPTYLNSVNCQERYNAIGSPLRKIHTQICANMLSANHTGPCDKMLSGAPLQTLQTFGRRERHFLQGLLSFGSRDCDPALPDVYTNVAFYLDWILYNMRDIRKDEPDTRERITEQQDLLSVSPQTLIPTGRPGNPPSKLKMSLTAWKVNACLVTFCVLTIAQTIALLECGERKIKTVYLVQHGTETKEGFWPWHTAIYHREGAEYNYVCGGSIIDHNTILTAAHCLYGSRGLMKVDQLSVQLGRNQLSEASAHSQEHVAAQLIPHPGFSPNSVVDDIALIKLATDITMTKYIQPVCLWNMEENIDLIVGKNGTVVGFGLTEHDRVSDYLRQAAIAVVDSWTCIASDRQVYGASLTGDMYCGGGRPGVSACNGDSGGGMFFELSDIWYVRGIVSFMPLRENVGLCDGTKYTVFTDVAKYSSWIKHFVTPTEASALNDPILEDNTRKLRLLNFNICGISPYTDGSNDDFFSYPWIGVLEVKIPGRSTMQSLCMVTLISEWYVVGPAHCLNHNDGMERTVRLGDFDISTDTDCIERNGTIKCAPAVQILPINRIYIRPDYNRLGIMNDLGLVELAQPANISQPNVRPICLPITVETRSYKPEMFVLGGLIAGGNRMVHKQPTYLNSVNCQERYNAIGSPLRKIHTQICANMLSANHTGPCDKMLSGAPLQTLQTFGRRERHFLQGLLSFGSRDCDPALPDVYTNVAFYLDWILYNMRDIRKDEPDTREQHIIRT from the exons ATGTCGCTCACAGCATGGAAAGTTAACGCGTGTCTCGTGACGTTCTGTGTGTTGACGATCGCACAAACGATCGCCCTTCTAGAGTGTGGCGAAAGGAAGATTAAAACCGTATACTTAGTGCAACATGGCACGGAAACTAAGGAAGGTTTTTGGCCATGGCACACAGCCATCTACCACCGAGAAGGAGCAGAGTACAATTACGTCTGCGGTGGTTCCATCATCGATCACAACACGATCCTTACAG CGGCTCACTGTCTGTACGGCTCGCGGGGACTCATGAAAGTGGACCAGTTGTCGGTGCAGCTTGGCCGCAACCAGCTATCGGAAGCTAGCGCACACTCGCAGGAACATGTGGCTGCGCAATTGATCCCTCACCCGGGCTTTAGTCCCAACTCTGTCGTAGACGACATCGCACTGATCAAACTGGCCACCGACATCACGATGACGAAGTACATTCAACCGGTGTGTCTATGGAACATGGAGGAGAATATAGACCTGATCGTGGGCAAGAATGGTACGGTGGTTGGATTTGGGCTCACGGAGCATGATCGCGTGTCGGACTACCTCCGTCAGGCTGCCATTGCCGTTGTTGACTCGTGGACATGCATCGCTAGCGATCGTCAGGTGTATGGTGCTTCCCTGACCGGTGACATGTACTGCGGCGGTGGTCGTCCTGGTGTGAGCGCCTGCAATGGAGACAGTGGAGGCGGTATGTTTTTCGAGCTGTCGGACATTTGGTACGTGCGGGGGATCGTGTCGTTTATGCCGCTGCGGGAAAATGTAGGACTGTGTGATGGCACCAAGTACACCGTTTTCACCGATGTGGCTAAGTATAGCAGCTGGATCAAACATTTCGTCACACCAACGGAAGCGTCCGCTCTCAACGATCCGATTTTGGAGGATAATACGCGCAAACTACGATTGTTAAACTTTAACATCTGCGGCATTAGTCCGTACACGGATGGTTCGAATGATGACTTCTTTAGCTACCCATGGATCGGTGTGCTTGAGGTGAAAATTCCTGGCCGATCGACGATGCAATCTCTGTGTATGGTGACGCTGATCAGCGAATGGTACGTCGTAGGACCTGCACATTGCTTAAACCACAACGATGGTATGGA GCGCACGGTTCGATTGGGCGATTTTGATATATCGACGGACACGGACTGCATTGAACGAAATGGGACGATAAAATGCGCCCCGGCTGTTCAGATTTTACCGATCAACAGAATCTACATTCGTCCGGACTACAACAGACTCGGTATAATGAACGATCTGGGGCTTGTGGAGCTCGCTCAGCCCGCCAACATAAGCCAACCGAACGTGAGACCGATCTGTCTGCCCATCACGGTAGAAACGCGTAGCTACAAGCCTGAAATGTTCGTTCTGGGTGGTTTAATCGCTGGTGGAAACCGAATGGTTCACAAACAGCCGACATACCTCAACTCGGTCAACTGCCAGGAGCGCTACAACGCCATAGGTTCTCCGTTACGCAAAATTCACACACAGATCTGTGCCAACATGCTGTCTGCCAATCATACCGGTCCGTGCGATAAGATGCTTTCAGGAGCTCCATTGCAGACGCTGCAGACCTTTGGCAGGCGAGAGCGACACTTTTTGCAAGGTTTGCTGTCCTTCGGCTCCCGGGACTGTGATCCGGCACTTCCTGATGTGTACACGAATGTGGCTTTTTACCTGGATTGGATTCTGTACAACATGCGCGACATTCGAAAGGATGAGCCAGACACGCGAGA GAGGATCACTGAACAGCAAGATTTATTGTCAGTTTCGCCCCAGACGCTGATTCCCACTGGTCGT CCGGGGAATCCCCCGAGCAAACTAAAGATGTCGCTCACAGCATGGAAAGTTAACGCGTGTCTCGTGACGTTCTGTGTGTTGACGATCGCACAAACGATCGCCCTTCTAGAGTGTGGCGAAAGGAAGATTAAAACCGTATACTTAGTGCAACATGGCACGGAAACTAAGGAAGGTTTTTGGCCATGGCACACAGCCATCTACCACCGAGAAGGAGCAGAGTACAATTACGTCTGCGGTGGTTCCATCATCGATCACAACACGATCCTTACAG CGGCTCACTGTCTGTACGGCTCGCGGGGACTCATGAAAGTGGACCAGTTGTCGGTGCAGCTTGGCCGCAACCAGCTATCGGAAGCTAGCGCACACTCGCAGGAACATGTGGCTGCGCAATTGATCCCTCACCCGGGCTTTAGTCCCAACTCTGTCGTAGACGACATCGCACTGATCAAACTGGCCACCGACATCACGATGACGAAGTACATTCAACCGGTGTGTCTATGGAACATGGAGGAGAATATAGACCTGATCGTGGGCAAGAATGGTACGGTGGTTGGATTTGGGCTCACGGAGCATGATCGCGTGTCGGACTACCTCCGTCAGGCTGCCATTGCCGTTGTTGACTCGTGGACATGCATCGCTAGCGATCGTCAGGTGTATGGTGCTTCCCTGACCGGTGACATGTACTGCGGCGGTGGTCGTCCTGGTGTGAGCGCCTGCAATGGAGACAGTGGAGGCGGTATGTTTTTCGAGCTGTCGGACATTTGGTACGTGCGGGGGATCGTGTCGTTTATGCCGCTGCGGGAAAATGTAGGACTGTGTGATGGCACCAAGTACACCGTTTTCACCGATGTGGCTAAGTATAGCAGCTGGATCAAACATTTCGTCACACCAACGGAAGCGTCCGCTCTCAACGATCCGATTTTGGAGGATAATACGCGCAAACTACGATTGTTAAACTTTAACATCTGCGGCATTAGTCCGTACACGGATGGTTCGAATGATGACTTCTTTAGCTACCCATGGATCGGTGTGCTTGAGGTGAAAATTCCTGGCCGATCGACGATGCAATCTCTGTGTATGGTGACGCTGATCAGCGAATGGTACGTCGTAGGACCTGCACATTGCTTAAACCACAACGATGGTATGGA GCGCACGGTTCGATTGGGCGATTTTGATATATCGACGGACACGGACTGCATTGAACGAAATGGGACGATAAAATGCGCCCCGGCTGTTCAGATTTTACCGATCAACAGAATCTACATTCGTCCGGACTACAACAGACTCGGTATAATGAACGATCTGGGGCTTGTGGAGCTCGCTCAGCCCGCCAACATAAGCCAACCGAACGTGAGACCGATCTGTCTGCCCATCACGGTAGAAACGCGTAGCTACAAGCCTGAAATGTTCGTTCTGGGTGGTTTAATCGCTGGTGGAAACCGAATGGTTCACAAACAGCCGACATACCTCAACTCGGTCAACTGCCAGGAGCGCTACAACGCCATAGGTTCTCCGTTACGCAAAATTCACACACAGATCTGTGCCAACATGCTGTCTGCCAATCATACCGGTCCGTGCGATAAGATGCTTTCAGGAGCTCCATTGCAGACGCTGCAGACCTTTGGCAGGCGAGAGCGACACTTTTTGCAAGGTTTGCTGTCCTTCGGCTCCCGGGACTGTGATCCGGCACTTCCTGATGTGTACACGAATGTGGCTTTTTACCTGGATTGGATTCTGTACAACATGCGCGACATTCGAAAGGATGAGCCAGACACGCGAGAGCAGCATATCATCAGAACCTAA